One segment of Vogesella indigofera DNA contains the following:
- the nusA gene encoding transcription termination factor NusA — MSREILLLVDALASEKNVSREVVFGALELALASATKKKFNEDELDIRVEIDRHTGQYHTFRRWTVVDAEALEFEDRELSLEEARERDPAIELHGVIEEPMEAVEFGRIGAQAAKQVILQKIRDAEREQLLSEFLQRRESIVVGTIKRIERGNAIVECGRLEAVLPRDQMIPKENLRVGDRVKAYLMRVDRQGRGPQLILSRTAREFLVQLFELEVPEIEEGTLEIKEAARDPGLRAKMAVKSNDARLDPQGTCIGMRGSRVQAVTQELAGERIDIVLWSPDPAQFVINALSPAEVNRIMIDEDNHNMDVVVEEEQLALAIGRSGQNVKLAAELTGWGLNILTVTEAEEKHLEEDAKLREHFIQHLGVDEDMANLLVQEGFATLEEVAYVPVAEMLEIEGFDDALVNELRSRARDAILTLAIASEEKVEEVADELKDLEGMDAELLRKLAENGVTNRDDLADLAVDDLVDMTGMESEAARALIMKAREHWFDQ, encoded by the coding sequence ATGAGTCGTGAAATCTTGTTGCTGGTGGATGCACTGGCAAGTGAAAAGAACGTCAGCCGTGAAGTGGTATTCGGTGCGCTGGAACTGGCCCTGGCCTCGGCGACCAAGAAGAAGTTCAATGAAGATGAGCTGGATATTCGTGTCGAGATCGACCGTCATACCGGTCAGTACCATACTTTCCGTCGCTGGACCGTGGTCGATGCCGAAGCGCTGGAATTCGAAGATCGCGAACTGAGCCTGGAAGAGGCGCGCGAGCGTGACCCTGCCATCGAGCTGCATGGCGTGATCGAAGAACCGATGGAAGCGGTCGAGTTCGGCCGTATCGGCGCCCAGGCCGCCAAGCAGGTCATCCTGCAGAAAATCCGTGATGCCGAGCGCGAGCAGCTGCTGAGCGAATTCCTGCAGCGCCGCGAGAGCATCGTGGTCGGTACCATCAAGCGTATCGAGCGCGGCAATGCCATCGTCGAGTGCGGTCGTCTGGAAGCGGTGCTGCCGCGTGACCAGATGATCCCCAAGGAAAACCTGCGTGTTGGTGACCGCGTCAAGGCCTACCTGATGCGTGTTGATCGTCAGGGCCGTGGCCCACAGCTGATCCTGTCGCGTACCGCACGCGAATTCCTGGTTCAGCTGTTCGAGCTGGAAGTGCCGGAAATCGAAGAAGGCACGCTGGAAATCAAGGAAGCTGCACGTGATCCTGGCCTGCGCGCCAAGATGGCGGTGAAATCCAACGATGCGCGTCTTGATCCGCAGGGTACCTGCATCGGCATGCGCGGTTCGCGCGTGCAGGCGGTGACCCAGGAACTGGCGGGCGAGCGTATCGACATCGTGCTGTGGTCGCCGGATCCTGCCCAGTTCGTCATCAATGCCTTGTCGCCTGCCGAAGTCAATCGCATCATGATTGACGAAGACAACCACAATATGGACGTGGTGGTGGAAGAAGAGCAGCTGGCACTGGCCATCGGCCGTAGCGGCCAGAACGTGAAACTGGCTGCCGAACTGACCGGCTGGGGTCTGAATATCCTGACCGTGACCGAAGCGGAAGAAAAGCATCTGGAAGAAGATGCCAAGCTGCGCGAACACTTCATCCAGCATCTTGGTGTCGATGAAGACATGGCCAACCTGCTGGTGCAGGAAGGTTTTGCTACGCTGGAAGAAGTGGCGTATGTGCCAGTGGCGGAAATGCTGGAAATCGAAGGTTTCGACGATGCGCTGGTGAATGAACTGCGCAGCCGGGCCCGCGATGCCATCCTGACCCTGGCCATTGCCTCGGAAGAAAAAGTGGAAGAAGTGGCCGACGAGCTCAAGGATCTGGAAGGTATGGATGCCGAGCTCTTGCGCAAGCTGGCCGAAAACGGCGTGACTAACCGTGACGACCTGGCCGATCTCGCCGTTGACGATCTGGTCGACATGACCGGCATGGAGTCCGAGGCTGCCCGCGCCTTGATTATGAAGGCTCGTGAGCACTGGTTTGACCAGTAA
- the rimP gene encoding ribosome maturation factor RimP → MDVRLLLENTLPGLGYELVDFELTPGGGFRVFIDKPGGITVEDCVSTSNHLTRLFMVENIDYDRLEVSSPGLDRPLKKEADYVRFQGSLAKVRTRLPVEQQKRFLGRIAGIQDSVLQLQLEDGRTVAIPLSNIDKARLEPEF, encoded by the coding sequence ATGGATGTACGTTTGCTGCTTGAGAATACGCTGCCCGGTCTGGGGTATGAACTGGTTGATTTTGAATTGACCCCCGGTGGTGGTTTCCGCGTATTCATCGACAAGCCGGGCGGCATTACGGTCGAGGATTGTGTCAGCACCAGTAATCACCTGACACGTCTGTTCATGGTTGAAAACATCGACTATGACCGACTGGAAGTGTCCTCGCCGGGTCTTGATCGCCCCTTGAAAAAGGAGGCGGATTATGTGCGCTTCCAGGGGAGTCTGGCCAAGGTAAGAACCCGTTTGCCGGTCGAGCAGCAGAAGCGTTTCTTGGGCCGTATCGCGGGCATCCAGGACAGCGTCTTGCAGCTTCAGCTCGAAGATGGTCGCACTGTGGCCATTCCCCTGTCCAATATCGACAAAGCCAGGCTGGAGCCTGAGTTCTGA